The proteins below come from a single Triticum aestivum cultivar Chinese Spring chromosome 5D, IWGSC CS RefSeq v2.1, whole genome shotgun sequence genomic window:
- the LOC123124907 gene encoding probable BRI1 kinase inhibitor 1, with amino-acid sequence MDAPRPRSPPPLFMPTTPPPAPPPPPPLSSSPSPDFSFSFPPFPPSPPPSHVHLRVLPLPAAADMSRTPLGRVGSDISHNNYAKANHRQATSHSSCSSDDRDRAKARASPFFPGLGGAWRPGEGRDDTAGKAEEDRKKVKGKRGPLEVGQRVKKYMASLVEQLLASFSRHGERDRRGQRRRPHTFSVNGPGAAATMERERWRQRRGHLSSAPASLRASPVNSGHLSVGGSLVKVSTSSEESTMEELQSAIQAAIAHCKNSIAVAKQ; translated from the coding sequence ATGGACGCGCCGCGGCCACGGTCGCCTCCTCCTCTGTTCATGCCAACCACGCCTCCCCCAgccccaccgccaccgccaccgctatcctcctcgccctcccccgacttctccttctccttccctcctTTCCCTCCATCGCCTCCACCTTCTCACGTCCACCTCCGCGTCCTTCCGCTTCCGGCCGCCGCCGACATGTCCAGGACACCCCTCGGCCGCGTCGGCAGCGACATCAGCCACAACAACTACGCCAAAGCCAACCACCGTCAAGCCACGAGCCACAGCAGCTGCAGCAGCGATGACAGGGACCGGGCCAAGGCCAGGGCGTCGCCTTTCTTCCCCGGCCTCGGCGGCGCGTGGAGACCAGGCGAGGGCAGAGACGACACGGCCGGCAAGGCCGAGGAGGACAggaagaaggtgaaggggaagAGAGGGCCGCTGGAGGTGGGCCAGCGGGTGAAGAAGTACATGGCGTCCCTGGTGGAGCAGCTGCTCGCCTCCTTCTCCCGGCACGGCGAGCGGGACAGGCGGGGCCAGCGGCGGAGGCCGCACACGTTCTCGGTGAACGGGCCGGGCGCCGCCGCGACGATGGAGCGGGAGCGGTGGAGGCAGAGGCGCGGGCATCTGTCGTCGGCGCCGGCGTCGCTGCGCGCGTCTCCGGTGAACAGCGGCCACCTGTCGGTGGGCGGGTCGCTGGTGAAGGTGTCGACGTCGTCGGAGGAGAGCACGATGGAGGAGCTGCAGAGCGCCATCCAGGCCGCCATCGCGCACTGCAAGAACTCCATCGCCGTGGCCAAGCAGTAG